Proteins found in one Streptomyces sp. NBC_00461 genomic segment:
- a CDS encoding aminoglycoside phosphotransferase family protein, translating into MVFAPPQRLVRALGETAPDGDDWLEKLPDAARQAVALRELTVERVQVPGGRSSLVVLVRRPDATPAVLKLAPRRARPESERRALAHWGGSGAVQLLDEPPVEGVLLLERLHPDVSVRSLPEAKALLEAAGTLRRLWVEPPATHSFETVAERTGRQAEAMRLTASAVADVAVLVDAAVGAREELLVAPPEDRLLHGTFRQSKVLAGERMPWLAVGPDPVVGECAFDLARLVRDRVEDLIASPSGAATTRRRVKRLAESLDVDQERLRGWTLFRAVESGVRALRVGRPRDAELLLEFAGWL; encoded by the coding sequence ATGGTTTTCGCACCGCCGCAGCGTCTGGTCAGGGCGCTCGGTGAGACGGCACCGGACGGCGACGACTGGCTGGAGAAGCTGCCCGACGCGGCCCGGCAGGCCGTCGCGCTACGCGAGTTGACCGTCGAGCGGGTGCAGGTGCCCGGTGGGCGCAGCAGCCTGGTCGTGCTGGTACGGCGGCCGGACGCAACCCCCGCCGTGCTGAAGCTTGCCCCCCGCCGTGCCCGCCCGGAGAGCGAGCGGCGCGCTCTCGCGCACTGGGGCGGGTCGGGTGCCGTACAGCTGCTGGACGAGCCCCCGGTCGAGGGTGTGCTGCTGCTGGAGCGGCTGCATCCGGATGTGTCCGTGCGGTCGTTGCCCGAGGCGAAGGCACTGCTGGAGGCGGCGGGGACGCTGCGGCGGCTGTGGGTCGAGCCGCCGGCCACTCACTCCTTCGAGACCGTCGCCGAGCGGACGGGTCGGCAGGCGGAGGCGATGCGGCTGACGGCGTCCGCGGTGGCGGACGTGGCGGTGCTGGTCGATGCCGCGGTGGGGGCGCGCGAGGAGTTGCTGGTGGCGCCGCCCGAGGATCGGCTGCTGCACGGCACCTTTCGGCAGAGCAAGGTTCTCGCCGGTGAACGGATGCCCTGGCTGGCCGTGGGGCCCGATCCGGTGGTGGGTGAGTGCGCGTTCGATCTGGCGCGGTTGGTGCGGGATCGGGTGGAGGACCTGATCGCCTCGCCGTCGGGGGCGGCGACGACGCGGCGGCGGGTGAAGCGGCTGGCCGAGTCGCTCGACGTGGATCAGGAGCGGCTGCGGGGGTGGACGCTGTTCCGGGCCGTGGAGTCGGGAGTGCGTGCGCTTCGGGTGGGGCGACCGAGGGACGCGGAGCTGTTGCTGGAGTTCGCCGGGTGGCTCTGA
- the ispG gene encoding flavodoxin-dependent (E)-4-hydroxy-3-methylbut-2-enyl-diphosphate synthase, with the protein MTAISLGMPSVPTRVAERRKSRQIQVGSVAVGGDAPVSVQSMTTTRTSDIGATLQQIAELTASGCQIVRVACPTQDDADALATIARKSQIPVIADIHFQPKYVFSAIEAGCAAVRVNPGNIKQFDDKVKEIARAAKDHGTPIRIGVNAGSLDRRLLQKYGKATPEALVESALWEASLFEEHDFRDIKISVKHNDPVVMIEAYKQLAAQCEYPLHLGVTEAGPAFQGTIKSAVAFGALLSQGIGDTIRVSLSAPPVEEVKVGNQILESLNLKQRGLEIVSCPSCGRAQVDVYKLAEEVTAGLTGMEVPLRVAVMGCVVNGPGEAREADLGVASGNGKGQIFVKGEVIKTVPESKIVETLIEEAMKLAEQMEADGTASGEPSVSVAG; encoded by the coding sequence ATGACTGCGATTTCTCTCGGCATGCCGTCCGTTCCGACCAGGGTTGCCGAGCGTCGGAAGAGCCGGCAGATCCAGGTCGGATCCGTGGCGGTCGGCGGCGACGCCCCCGTGTCCGTGCAGTCGATGACCACGACCCGTACGTCCGACATCGGTGCCACCCTCCAGCAGATCGCCGAGCTCACCGCCTCCGGCTGCCAGATCGTGCGCGTGGCCTGCCCGACGCAGGACGACGCGGACGCGCTCGCCACCATCGCCCGCAAGTCGCAGATCCCGGTGATCGCGGACATCCACTTCCAGCCCAAGTACGTCTTCTCGGCGATCGAGGCCGGCTGCGCCGCGGTCCGGGTGAACCCGGGCAACATCAAGCAGTTCGACGACAAGGTGAAGGAGATCGCGCGGGCCGCGAAGGACCACGGCACGCCGATCCGGATCGGGGTCAACGCCGGCTCGCTGGACCGGCGTCTGCTGCAGAAGTACGGCAAGGCGACACCGGAGGCCCTCGTCGAGAGCGCCCTGTGGGAAGCCTCCCTCTTCGAGGAGCACGACTTCCGGGACATCAAGATCTCGGTCAAGCACAACGACCCGGTCGTGATGATCGAGGCGTACAAGCAGCTCGCCGCCCAGTGCGAGTACCCGCTGCACCTCGGTGTCACCGAGGCCGGTCCGGCCTTCCAGGGCACGATCAAGTCGGCCGTCGCCTTCGGCGCCCTCCTCTCCCAGGGCATCGGCGACACCATCCGCGTCTCCCTCTCGGCCCCGCCGGTCGAGGAGGTCAAGGTCGGCAACCAGATCCTGGAGTCCCTGAATCTCAAGCAGCGCGGCCTGGAGATCGTCTCCTGCCCGTCCTGCGGCCGCGCCCAGGTCGACGTCTACAAGCTGGCCGAGGAGGTCACCGCGGGCCTGACCGGCATGGAGGTCCCGCTCCGCGTCGCGGTCATGGGCTGTGTGGTCAACGGCCCCGGCGAGGCCCGCGAGGCCGACCTCGGCGTCGCCTCCGGCAACGGCAAGGGACAGATCTTCGTCAAGGGCGAGGTCATCAAGACCGTCCCCGAGTCCAAGATCGTCGAGACCCTCATCGAGGAGGCCATGAAGCTGGCCGAACAGATGGAGGCAGACGGCACGGCCTCGGGCGAGCCGTCGGTTTCGGTGGCGGGCTGA
- a CDS encoding GNAT family N-acetyltransferase: MRLPGHGHRRRPDDIVIGPLDLSAHVDEALAVQAVAFGLGADEVAVRRQIVLRHMTYPGARALGATAAGHLVGFVYGMPNDRAHWWSTVVEPYVRARGHEDWLDDSFVITELHVHPGHQNLGIGRTLITNITDVAAEPRSILSAIDVDSPARGLYHSLGYEDLARQVLFPSAPKPYAVMGAPLPLRRR, from the coding sequence ATGCGTCTTCCCGGTCACGGTCACCGCCGCCGCCCCGACGACATCGTGATCGGCCCCCTGGACCTGTCGGCCCACGTCGACGAGGCCTTGGCCGTCCAGGCCGTCGCCTTCGGTCTCGGCGCGGACGAGGTGGCCGTACGCCGTCAGATCGTGCTGCGTCACATGACCTACCCCGGTGCCAGGGCGCTCGGCGCCACCGCTGCAGGACACCTCGTCGGCTTCGTCTACGGCATGCCCAACGACCGCGCCCACTGGTGGTCCACCGTCGTGGAGCCCTACGTCCGGGCGCGGGGACACGAGGACTGGCTCGACGACTCCTTCGTCATCACCGAGCTGCACGTCCACCCCGGCCACCAGAACCTCGGCATCGGCCGCACCCTGATCACCAACATCACCGACGTCGCCGCCGAGCCCCGCTCGATCCTGTCGGCGATCGACGTGGACAGCCCGGCCCGCGGCCTCTACCACTCCCTCGGCTACGAGGACCTGGCCCGCCAGGTCCTCTTCCCGAGCGCCCCGAAGCCGTATGCCGTGATGGGTGCCCCTCTGCCCCTGCGGCGCCGTTAG
- a CDS encoding M50 family metallopeptidase yields the protein MMILGIVVFAFGLLVSIAWHELGHLSTAKLFGIRVPQYMVGFGPTMFSRKKGDTEYGIKAIPFGGYIRMIGMFPPGPDGRLEARSTSPWRGMIEDARSAAFEELQPGDETRLFYTRKPWKRVIVMFAGPFMNLILAVALFLTVLMGFGISQQTTTVSSVSQCVIAQSENRDTCKKGDAASPAAAAGLKPGDKILAFNGVRTNDWNRLSDLIRSTPGKAVPIVVDRKGKEITLNATIASNQVARKDSSGQIVEGKYVTAGFLGFSAATGIVKQDFGQSLTWMGDRVGDAVDSIAALPGKIPGLWDAAFGDGKRAPDSPMGVVGAARVGGEIFTLNIPATQQLAMFVMLVAGFNLSLFLFNMLPLLPLDGGHIAGALWEALRRNVAKVLRRPDPGPFDVAKLMPVAYVVAGIFVCFTLLVLVADVVNPVKIT from the coding sequence ATGATGATCCTCGGCATAGTCGTCTTCGCGTTCGGCCTGCTGGTCTCGATCGCGTGGCACGAGCTGGGGCACCTGTCCACGGCCAAGCTCTTCGGCATCCGCGTGCCCCAGTACATGGTCGGCTTCGGCCCGACCATGTTCTCGCGGAAGAAGGGCGACACCGAGTACGGGATCAAGGCCATCCCGTTCGGCGGCTACATCCGCATGATCGGCATGTTCCCGCCCGGACCCGACGGCAGGCTGGAGGCCCGCTCCACCTCGCCCTGGCGCGGCATGATCGAGGACGCCCGCTCGGCGGCTTTCGAGGAACTGCAGCCGGGCGACGAAACCCGCCTCTTCTACACCCGCAAGCCCTGGAAGCGGGTCATCGTGATGTTCGCGGGCCCGTTCATGAACCTGATCCTGGCGGTGGCGCTGTTCCTCACCGTCCTCATGGGCTTCGGCATCTCCCAGCAGACCACCACGGTCAGCTCGGTCTCCCAGTGCGTCATCGCCCAGAGCGAGAACCGCGACACGTGCAAGAAGGGCGACGCGGCCTCCCCGGCCGCGGCGGCCGGCCTGAAGCCCGGTGACAAGATCCTCGCCTTCAACGGCGTCCGGACCAACGACTGGAACAGGCTCTCCGACCTGATCCGCTCCACCCCCGGCAAGGCGGTCCCGATCGTGGTCGACCGCAAGGGCAAGGAGATCACCCTCAACGCCACGATCGCCAGCAACCAGGTCGCCAGGAAGGACTCCAGCGGCCAGATCGTCGAGGGCAAGTACGTCACCGCCGGCTTCCTCGGCTTCAGCGCGGCCACCGGCATCGTCAAACAGGACTTCGGCCAGTCCCTGACCTGGATGGGCGACCGCGTCGGTGATGCCGTCGACTCCATCGCGGCCCTGCCCGGCAAGATCCCCGGCCTGTGGGACGCGGCCTTCGGCGACGGCAAGCGGGCCCCGGACTCCCCGATGGGCGTGGTCGGCGCGGCCCGTGTGGGCGGCGAGATCTTCACCCTGAACATCCCGGCCACCCAGCAACTGGCCATGTTCGTGATGCTGGTCGCGGGCTTCAACCTCTCCCTGTTCCTCTTCAACATGCTCCCGTTGCTGCCGCTGGACGGCGGCCACATCGCGGGTGCGCTGTGGGAGGCGCTGCGCCGGAACGTGGCGAAGGTGCTGCGCAGGCCGGACCCCGGCCCCTTCGACGTGGCGAAGCTGATGCCCGTCGCCTATGTGGTGGCCGGGATCTTCGTCTGCTTCACCCTCCTCGTCCTCGTGGCGGACGTTGTCAACCCAGTGAAAATCACCTAG
- a CDS encoding ferritin-like domain-containing protein — MSDQKELKALQAALAAEHAAVYGYGVVGGRIGADRRMEARSAYDAHRARRDALVREVRDLGGTPVAAAPGYALPFPVPDSAAAVRLAAELEDRVAGVYSDLVRATGGERRRSAAGALREAAVRAVRWNGESVAFPGLAERAATASASPAPKA, encoded by the coding sequence GTGAGCGACCAGAAGGAGCTGAAGGCCCTGCAGGCGGCGCTGGCCGCCGAGCACGCCGCGGTGTACGGCTACGGGGTCGTCGGCGGCCGGATCGGCGCGGACCGGCGCATGGAGGCCCGCTCGGCGTACGACGCGCACCGGGCCCGGCGTGACGCGCTGGTGCGCGAGGTACGGGACCTGGGCGGCACGCCGGTCGCCGCGGCGCCGGGGTACGCGCTGCCGTTCCCGGTGCCGGACTCGGCCGCGGCCGTGCGGCTGGCCGCCGAGCTGGAGGACCGGGTGGCCGGGGTGTACTCCGACCTGGTGCGGGCGACGGGGGGCGAGCGGCGGCGCTCGGCGGCCGGGGCACTGCGGGAGGCGGCGGTGCGGGCGGTGCGCTGGAACGGCGAGAGCGTAGCCTTCCCTGGGCTCGCCGAGCGGGCGGCCACCGCCTCGGCCTCGCCGGCTCCCAAGGCGTGA
- the rimP gene encoding ribosome maturation factor RimP: MSTTQSERLRELLEPLVSSEGLDLEEIAVDSVGRKRVLRVVVDSDTGADLDQIADVSRALSAKLDESDAMGGGEYTLEVGTPGAERLLTEHRHYLRALERLVRFQLTDGDELVARILKVDDEGLDLEVPGVKGRKATSRRLAFEDVEKARVQVEFNRKDKKEEEA; this comes from the coding sequence ATGAGCACCACCCAGAGCGAGAGGCTGCGAGAGCTTCTGGAACCGCTCGTCAGCTCAGAGGGGCTGGATCTCGAAGAGATCGCCGTGGACTCCGTAGGACGCAAGCGGGTGCTGCGCGTCGTCGTCGACTCCGACACGGGTGCCGACCTCGACCAGATCGCCGATGTGAGCCGCGCGCTCTCGGCGAAGCTCGACGAGAGCGACGCGATGGGCGGGGGCGAGTACACCCTCGAAGTCGGAACCCCGGGCGCGGAGCGTCTCCTCACGGAACACCGGCACTACCTGCGCGCCCTGGAGCGGCTGGTCAGGTTCCAGCTGACCGACGGCGACGAGCTGGTCGCCAGGATCCTGAAGGTCGACGACGAAGGCCTCGACCTCGAAGTACCCGGAGTCAAGGGCCGCAAGGCCACCAGCCGCAGACTCGCCTTCGAGGACGTCGAAAAGGCGCGTGTGCAGGTCGAGTTCAACCGCAAGGACAAGAAGGAAGAGGAGGCGTAG
- a CDS encoding YlxR family protein, producing MSGRTRARACPERTCVGCRQRAAKKDLLRIVAVEGECVPDHRGTLPGRGSYVHPAQVCLDLAVRRRAFTRALRAPGPLDTKALRLYVEQATP from the coding sequence GTGTCTGGCCGGACGCGCGCCCGCGCATGCCCTGAGCGCACCTGTGTGGGGTGCAGGCAGCGAGCGGCCAAGAAGGATCTGCTGCGCATCGTGGCGGTCGAGGGTGAATGTGTCCCCGATCATCGCGGTACGCTGCCCGGCCGGGGTTCGTATGTGCACCCCGCCCAGGTCTGTCTCGACCTGGCGGTACGCCGCCGGGCGTTCACGCGGGCGTTGCGCGCCCCGGGACCGCTCGACACAAAGGCGTTGCGCCTCTATGTCGAGCAGGCAACACCGTAA
- the dxr gene encoding 1-deoxy-D-xylulose-5-phosphate reductoisomerase: MSDSPAPSGSLPHALADPHLVYDPVADDGPKDVVILGSTGSIGTQAIDLVLRNPDRFRVTGLSANGGRIALLAEQAHRLRVRTVAVAREDVVPQLREALAGLYGAGEPLPEILAGPQAATRLAASECHTVLNGITGSIGLAPTLAALEAGRTLALANKESLIVGGPLVKALAKPGQIIPVDSEHAALFQALAAGTRADVRKLVVTASGGPFRGRTKAELANVTVEDALAHPTWAMGPVITINSATLVNKGLEVIEAHLLYDIPFDRIEVVVHPQSYVHSMIEFTDGSTIAQATPPDMRGPIAIGLGWPERVPDAAPAFDWSKASTWEFFPLDNDAFPSVNLARHVGRLAGTAPAVFNAANEECVEAFRAGALPFNGIMETVTRVVEEHGTPRTGTSLTVSDVLEAETWARARARELTGQTATAEARA; encoded by the coding sequence ATGAGCGACAGTCCAGCCCCCTCAGGGTCTCTGCCCCACGCCCTGGCCGACCCGCACCTCGTCTACGACCCCGTGGCGGACGACGGCCCGAAGGACGTGGTGATCCTCGGCTCCACCGGCTCGATCGGCACCCAGGCCATCGACCTCGTGCTGCGCAACCCCGACCGGTTCCGGGTCACCGGGCTCTCGGCCAACGGCGGCCGGATCGCCCTGCTCGCCGAGCAGGCCCACCGGCTCCGGGTGCGGACCGTCGCGGTCGCGCGCGAGGACGTCGTACCGCAGCTGCGCGAGGCGCTGGCCGGCCTGTACGGCGCGGGAGAGCCGCTGCCCGAGATCCTCGCAGGGCCTCAGGCGGCCACCCGGCTCGCCGCGTCCGAGTGCCACACCGTCCTGAACGGCATCACCGGCTCCATCGGTCTCGCCCCGACCCTCGCCGCCCTGGAGGCGGGCCGCACCCTCGCGCTCGCCAACAAGGAGTCGCTCATCGTCGGCGGCCCGCTGGTCAAGGCGCTGGCCAAGCCCGGGCAGATCATCCCGGTCGACTCCGAGCACGCGGCCCTGTTCCAGGCGCTCGCGGCCGGCACGCGCGCGGACGTGCGCAAGCTCGTCGTCACGGCGTCCGGCGGCCCCTTCCGCGGCCGTACGAAGGCCGAACTGGCGAACGTCACCGTCGAGGACGCCCTCGCCCACCCCACCTGGGCGATGGGTCCGGTGATCACGATCAACTCCGCGACCTTGGTCAACAAGGGCCTGGAGGTCATCGAGGCACACTTGCTGTACGACATTCCCTTCGACCGCATTGAGGTCGTCGTGCATCCCCAGTCGTATGTTCACTCGATGATTGAGTTCACCGACGGATCCACGATCGCCCAGGCGACGCCCCCCGACATGCGCGGGCCCATCGCCATCGGCCTCGGCTGGCCCGAGCGCGTCCCTGACGCGGCGCCCGCCTTCGACTGGAGCAAGGCGTCCACGTGGGAGTTCTTCCCGCTCGACAACGACGCCTTTCCCTCGGTGAACCTCGCCCGGCACGTGGGACGGCTCGCGGGCACCGCCCCGGCGGTGTTCAATGCGGCCAACGAGGAGTGTGTCGAGGCGTTCCGCGCCGGTGCACTGCCGTTCAACGGGATCATGGAGACCGTCACCCGGGTCGTCGAGGAGCACGGCACCCCGCGTACGGGAACCTCACTCACCGTCTCGGACGTCCTCGAAGCGGAGACCTGGGCACGGGCCCGGGCGAGGGAACTGACAGGACAGACGGCGACCGCGGAGGCGCGTGCATGA
- a CDS encoding proline--tRNA ligase, which produces MANAPVQRMSQLMAKTLRDDPADAEVLSHKLLVRAGYVRRTAAGIWSWLPLGKKVLANVERIVREEMDAIGAQEVLLPAILPREPYEATGRWEEYGPELFRLQDRKGGDYLLGPTHEEIFTLLVKDQASSYKDLPVVLYQIQNKYRDEARPRAGILRGREFLMKDSYSFDTEDEGLARSYALHRDAYQRIFERLGLDYRICAATAGAMGGSKSEEFLAPAEAGEDTFADCPNCDFAANTEAITYELKPVDAAGVAAVEEIPTPDTPTIETLAAHLGVPASATLKNLLVKVDGEIVAVGVPGDREVDLGKVEAHFAPAAVEMVTEADFAGRPDLVRGYVGPQGLGEKVTYIADPRVAPGTSWITGASKDATHARNVVAGRDFEVGEYVDVVVVQEGDPCPKCGTGLKLDRAIEIGHIFQLGRKYADALKLDVLGQNSKPVRVTMGSYGIGVSRAVAALAEQTADEQGLCWPAEVAPADVHVVAAGKAQQIELALEVSEKLRAAGLRVLVDDRAGVSPGVKFTDSELIGVPKILVAGRRAAEGVLELKDRRSGEREELTVDEAIARLTA; this is translated from the coding sequence ATGGCGAACGCACCGGTCCAGCGCATGTCCCAGTTGATGGCCAAGACGCTGCGCGACGACCCGGCGGACGCCGAGGTGCTCAGCCACAAACTCCTCGTCCGCGCCGGCTACGTCCGCCGCACGGCCGCCGGCATCTGGTCCTGGCTCCCCCTCGGCAAGAAGGTCCTCGCCAACGTGGAGCGGATCGTCCGTGAGGAGATGGACGCGATCGGCGCCCAGGAGGTGCTGCTCCCCGCCATCCTGCCCCGGGAGCCGTACGAGGCGACCGGCCGCTGGGAGGAGTACGGCCCCGAACTGTTCCGTCTCCAGGACCGCAAGGGCGGCGACTACCTGCTCGGCCCGACCCACGAGGAGATCTTCACCCTGCTGGTGAAGGACCAGGCGTCCTCCTACAAGGACCTGCCGGTCGTCCTCTACCAGATCCAGAACAAGTACCGCGACGAGGCCCGCCCGCGGGCCGGCATCCTGCGCGGCCGCGAGTTCCTCATGAAGGACTCCTACTCGTTCGACACCGAGGACGAGGGCCTGGCCCGGTCCTACGCCCTGCACCGGGACGCCTACCAGCGGATCTTCGAGCGCCTCGGCCTCGACTACCGCATCTGCGCCGCGACCGCGGGCGCGATGGGCGGCTCCAAGTCGGAGGAGTTCCTCGCCCCGGCCGAGGCCGGCGAGGACACCTTCGCCGACTGCCCGAACTGCGACTTCGCGGCCAACACCGAGGCGATCACCTACGAGTTGAAGCCGGTGGACGCCGCCGGTGTGGCCGCGGTCGAGGAGATTCCCACCCCGGACACCCCGACCATCGAGACCCTCGCCGCGCACCTCGGCGTCCCCGCCTCCGCCACCCTCAAGAACCTCCTGGTGAAGGTCGACGGTGAGATCGTGGCGGTCGGCGTCCCCGGTGACCGCGAGGTCGACCTGGGCAAGGTCGAGGCGCACTTCGCCCCGGCGGCGGTCGAGATGGTCACCGAGGCGGACTTCGCGGGCCGCCCGGACCTGGTCCGCGGCTACGTCGGGCCGCAGGGCCTGGGCGAGAAGGTCACCTACATCGCCGACCCGCGCGTGGCCCCCGGCACCTCCTGGATCACCGGCGCCAGCAAGGACGCCACGCACGCGAGGAACGTCGTCGCGGGCCGTGACTTCGAGGTCGGCGAGTACGTCGACGTCGTGGTCGTCCAGGAAGGCGACCCGTGCCCCAAGTGCGGCACCGGCCTCAAGCTCGACCGTGCCATCGAGATCGGCCACATCTTCCAGCTCGGCCGCAAGTACGCCGACGCCCTCAAGCTCGACGTCCTCGGCCAGAACAGCAAGCCGGTCCGCGTCACCATGGGCTCCTACGGCATCGGCGTCTCCCGGGCGGTCGCGGCACTGGCCGAGCAGACGGCCGACGAGCAGGGCCTGTGCTGGCCGGCCGAGGTCGCCCCGGCCGACGTGCATGTCGTCGCCGCCGGCAAGGCCCAGCAGATCGAGCTGGCGCTGGAGGTCTCGGAGAAGCTGCGGGCGGCCGGTCTGCGCGTCCTGGTCGACGACCGCGCCGGGGTCTCCCCGGGCGTGAAGTTCACCGACTCCGAGCTGATCGGCGTACCGAAGATCCTGGTAGCGGGCCGCCGCGCCGCCGAGGGCGTCCTGGAGCTGAAGGACCGCAGGAGCGGCGAGCGCGAGGAGCTGACCGTGGACGAGGCGATCGCCCGCCTCACCGCGTAA
- a CDS encoding GNAT family N-acetyltransferase has translation MLTQTTSRVLEPSDLDAALAVLDREPVVNAFVTSRVQIAGLDPWRLGGEMWGFYEEGMLTSLCYAGANLVPICATPRAVRAFGDRARRAGRRCSSIVGPVDATTLLWRLLEPSWGPAREVRSHQPLMITDSMPVDIAPDPYVRRIRKDEMETIMPACVAMFTEEVGVSPLAGDGGLLYQARVAELVGSGRSFARLDEHGKVVFKAEIGAATDRACQIQGVWVAPEYRGRGIAAPGMAAVLRYALADVAPIASLYVNDFNTPARRAYQRVGFQEVGAFMSVLF, from the coding sequence GTGTTGACGCAGACCACCTCACGGGTGCTCGAACCGAGTGACCTGGACGCCGCGCTCGCCGTCCTCGACCGCGAGCCGGTCGTGAACGCCTTCGTGACGTCGAGGGTCCAGATCGCGGGCCTCGACCCGTGGCGGCTCGGCGGCGAGATGTGGGGCTTCTACGAGGAGGGCATGCTGACCTCCCTGTGCTACGCGGGCGCCAACCTGGTCCCGATCTGCGCCACCCCGCGCGCCGTGCGCGCCTTCGGTGACCGCGCGCGCCGGGCAGGCCGCCGCTGTTCGTCGATCGTCGGCCCCGTGGACGCCACCACCCTGCTGTGGCGGCTGCTCGAACCCAGCTGGGGTCCCGCCCGGGAGGTCCGGTCCCACCAGCCGCTCATGATCACCGACAGCATGCCCGTCGACATCGCCCCGGATCCCTACGTCCGCCGCATCCGCAAGGACGAGATGGAGACGATCATGCCGGCGTGCGTGGCGATGTTCACCGAGGAGGTCGGCGTCTCGCCGCTCGCCGGGGACGGCGGGCTGCTGTACCAGGCCCGGGTCGCCGAACTCGTCGGCTCCGGCCGCTCGTTCGCCCGCCTCGACGAGCACGGCAAGGTCGTCTTCAAGGCGGAGATCGGCGCGGCGACCGACCGGGCCTGCCAGATCCAGGGCGTGTGGGTGGCCCCCGAGTACCGGGGACGCGGGATCGCGGCGCCGGGCATGGCCGCCGTGCTGCGGTACGCGCTGGCGGACGTGGCCCCGATCGCCAGCCTCTACGTCAACGACTTCAACACCCCGGCACGAAGGGCATACCAGCGGGTGGGCTTCCAGGAGGTCGGCGCGTTCATGAGCGTCCTCTTCTAG
- the nusA gene encoding transcription termination factor NusA produces MDIDMSALRGLVREKEISFPLLVEAIESALLIAYHRTEGSRRHARVELNRETGHVTVWAKEDPEDLEEGQEAREFDDTPSGFGRIAATTAKQVILQRLRDAEDDATLGEYAGREGDIVTGVVQQGRDPKNVLVDIGKLEAILPVQEQVPGETYPHGMRLRSYVVRVAKGVRGPSVTLSRTHPNLVKKLFALEVPEIADGSVEIAAIAREAGHRTKIAVRSTRSGLNAKGACIGPMGGRVRNVMGELSGEKIDIVDWSDDPAEMVANALSPARVSKVEVVDLAARSARVTVPDYQLSLAIGKEGQNARLAARLTGWRIDIRPDTEQPEDQRGE; encoded by the coding sequence GTGGACATCGACATGAGTGCCCTGCGGGGCTTGGTTCGGGAGAAGGAGATCTCCTTCCCCCTGCTGGTCGAGGCGATCGAGTCGGCCCTCCTCATCGCCTACCACCGCACCGAGGGAAGCCGCCGCCACGCGCGCGTGGAGCTCAACCGGGAAACCGGCCACGTGACGGTGTGGGCGAAGGAGGACCCCGAGGACCTCGAAGAGGGCCAGGAGGCCCGCGAGTTCGACGACACCCCGTCCGGCTTCGGCCGTATCGCCGCGACCACCGCCAAGCAGGTCATCCTGCAGCGGCTGCGCGACGCCGAGGACGACGCGACGCTCGGCGAGTACGCCGGCCGCGAGGGCGACATCGTCACCGGAGTGGTCCAGCAGGGCCGCGACCCGAAGAACGTGCTCGTGGACATCGGCAAGCTCGAGGCCATCCTGCCCGTGCAGGAGCAGGTGCCGGGCGAGACCTACCCGCACGGGATGCGGCTGCGGTCGTACGTCGTACGAGTGGCGAAGGGCGTCCGCGGCCCGTCCGTCACCCTGTCGCGCACGCACCCCAATCTGGTGAAGAAGCTCTTCGCCCTGGAGGTGCCGGAGATCGCCGACGGGTCCGTGGAGATCGCCGCGATCGCCCGTGAGGCGGGCCACCGCACCAAGATCGCCGTCCGGTCCACCCGGTCCGGGCTGAACGCCAAGGGCGCGTGCATCGGCCCCATGGGCGGACGGGTGCGCAATGTCATGGGCGAACTGAGCGGCGAGAAGATCGACATCGTCGACTGGTCGGACGACCCGGCGGAGATGGTCGCGAACGCGCTCTCCCCGGCCCGGGTCTCCAAGGTCGAGGTCGTCGACCTCGCCGCCCGCTCCGCGCGCGTGACGGTGCCGGACTACCAGCTGTCCCTGGCGATCGGCAAGGAAGGCCAGAACGCCCGCCTCGCGGCCCGGCTGACCGGCTGGCGGATCGACATCCGCCCCGACACCGAGCAGCCCGAGGACCAGCGCGGGGAATAG